CGGACTGTTGGCTAGCAGCAGGGCTATCCGGTCGCCCTTGCTGACGCCGGTTCTCATCAGGGCATGGGCTACTTTGTTCGAAGCTATATCCAGGTCAAGAAAGGATAATTTGCGTTCGCCCGAAATGATTGCTGGTTTATCTCCGTACCGCCCGGCCACCCCCTCCAGCATCAGTTTCAGGCCCATATTAGCTATCCTCTTTCAGGACAACTCTGGCATCCACGGCTACGGCACCGTTACTGTAGGCAAAAACGGGGTTCAGGTCAAGTTCCTGCACCTGTGGGTTCTCTTCCACAAAACGGGAAACCTTGAGTATCAGCTCCTCCAGGTTGGCCACGTCTACCGGTTCCTGTCCGCGGTAGCCCTCAAGAAGGGGATAGCCCTTTATCTCCCTGATCATTTCCCCTGCGTCTCTTCTCTCTAAGGGGATGATTCGGAAAGAAACATCTTTCAGGATTTCCACCAGGATACCGCCCAGACCGAACATGAGCACCGGCCCAAACTGCCTGTCCTGGGACACGCCGATGATTACTTCAACACCGGGACGGGCCATTTTCTGCACCGAGACGCCCTGAATCCGGGCATCGGGCTGTTTCTGTTTGACGGCACGCAGAATATCATCATAGGCTTTGCCGA
Above is a window of Dehalococcoidales bacterium DNA encoding:
- a CDS encoding acetate--CoA ligase family protein → MTTRNKIMDMAIEEGRRLLTEVESKELLRQAGISVVETRLATSREEAVSISEKLGYPVVLKIVSSDIVHKSDAGGVKLDLKTSQEVGKAYDDILRAVKQKQPDARIQGVSVQKMARPGVEVIIGVSQDRQFGPVLMFGLGGILVEILKDVSFRIIPLERRDAGEMIREIKGYPLLEGYRGQEPVDVANLEELILKVSRFVEENPQVQELDLNPVFAYSNGAVAVDARVVLKEDS